From Coturnix japonica isolate 7356 chromosome 1, Coturnix japonica 2.1, whole genome shotgun sequence, the proteins below share one genomic window:
- the FBXL3 gene encoding F-box/LRR-repeat protein 3, whose protein sequence is MKRGRKTNEANNSSSEETAGKESKRHKSVDDKAAVVQSPDWGNLLQDIILQVFQYLPLLDRAHASQVCRSWNQVFHMPDLWRCFEFELNQPATSYLRATHPELIKQIIKRHSNHLQYVSFKVDSSKESAEAACDILSQLVNCSLKTLGLISTARPSFMDLPKAHFASALTVVFVNSKSLSSIKIDDTPVDDPSLKVLVANNSDTLKLLKMSSCPHVSPAGILCVADQCHGLRELALNYHLLSDELLLALSSEKHVRLEHLRIDVVSENPGQVEFHTIKKQSWDAFVKHSPKVNIVMYFFLYEDEFDPFFREETPVTHLYFGRSVSKDVLGRVGMTCPRLVELVVCANGLRPLDEELIRIAERCKYLSAVGLGECEVSCSAFVEFVKMCGGRLSQLSIMEEVLIPDQKYSLEQIHWEVSKHLGRVWFPDMMPTW, encoded by the exons ATGAAACGAGGAAGGAAGACTAATGAGGCGAACAACAGTTCATCTGAAGAGACTGCTGGGAAAGAATCCAAGAGGCACAAGAGTGTAGATGACAAAGCCGCAGTTGTGCAGAGTCCTGACTGGGGTAACCTGCTCCAAGACATTATCCTGCAGGTATTTCAGTACTTGCCCCTTTTGGACCGTGCTCATGCATCACAGGTCTGCCGAAGCTGGAACCAAGTGTTTCATATGCctgatctctggaggtgttttgAGTTTGAACTGAATCAACCGGCTACATCTTACTTGAGGGCTACGCATCCTGAATTGATCAAGCAAATAATAAAGAGGCATTCCAATCACCTGCAGTATGTAAGCTTTAAG GTGGACAGTAGCAAGGaatctgcagaagcagcttgTGATATTTTATCACAGCTTGTGAATTGCTCTCTGAAAACTCTTGGACTAATTTCAACAGCCCGGCCAAGCTTCATGGATTTACCGAAG gcTCACTTTGCTTCAGCACTGACGGTAGTTTTTGTAAACTCCAAGTCATTATCATCAATCAAGATAGATGACACGCCAGTTGATGATCCTTCTCTCAAAGTGCTAGTGGCCAACAACAGTGACACGCTCAAACTCTTGAAAATGAGCAGTTGTCCTCATGTGTCTCCAGCTG GAATCCTTTGCGTGGCTGATCAGTGTCATGGTTTACGTGAGTTGGCGCTCAACTACCATCTGCTGAGTGATGAGCTGTTGCTTGCCTTGTCTTCTGAAAAACATGTCAGGTTAGAACACCTTCGCATAGATGTTGTGAGTGAAAATCCTGGACAGGTTGAATTTCACactattaaaaagcaaagctgggaCGCTTTTGTTAAACACTCCCCCAAAGTCAACATtgtgatgtattttttcctatatgAAGATGAATTTGACCCATTCTTCAGAGAGGAAACCCCTGTTACTCACCTTTACTTCGGAAGATCAGTAAGCAAAGATGTACTTGGCCGCGTTGGGATGACGTGTCCTCGGTTGGTTGAATTGGTCGTGTGCGCCAATGGATTACGGCCGCTGGATGAGGAGCTGATCCGTATCGCTGAGAGGTGCAAGTATTTGTCAGCTGTTGGCCTAGGAGAGTGTGAAGTCTCTTGCAGTGCCTTTGTTGAGTTTGTGAAGATGTGTGGCGGTCGTCTCTCACAGCTTTCTATTATGGAGGAAGTTCTGATTCCTGACCAGAAATACAGCTTAGAGCAGATTCACTGGGAAGTTTCAAAGCATCTTGGTAGAGTCTGGTTCCCAGACATGATGCCCACATGGTAA
- the CLN5 gene encoding ceroid-lipofuscinosis neuronal protein 5, with protein sequence MSGAGCHRWLLLLLLAAACRPCFSGVPHAPQRRWPVPYRRFDFRPKTDPYCKARYTFCPTGSAIPVIKEEDTIEVYRLQAPVWEFKYGDLLGHLKIMHDAVGFRSSLTGKNYTMEWYELFQLGNCTFPHLRPGMDAPFWCNQGAACFYEGIDDAHWKENGTLVLITKISGAMFNEMAKWVKYDNETGIYYETWTVQASPDKKSVVWFDSYECSKFILRTYQKLADLGATFNKIQTNYTSIILFSGEPIYLGNETSIFGPLGNKTLAAAIRDFYYPFKPHKTVREFFVDLFKIIDRVILNHEFYLFYNLEYWFLPMKFPYLKVVYEEVPLPVGSKTSSGV encoded by the exons ATGAGCGGCGCCGGCTGCCACCGATggctgctactgctgctgctggcggcGGCCTGCAGGCCGTGCTTCTCGGGCGTGCCTCACGCCCCGCAGCGGCGCTGGCCAGTGCCTTACAG GCGCTTTGATTTCCGTCCAAAAACTGATCCTTACTGCAAGGCTCGTTACACTTTCTGTCCCACTGGCTCTGCTATTCCAGTTATTAAAGAAGAAGATACTATTGAAGTGTATCGATTACAAGCTCCAGTATGGGAATTTAAATATGGGGATCTACTTGGACATTTG AAAATTATGCATGATGCTGTGGGCTTCAGGAGCAGTTTAACTGGTAAAAACTACACAATGGAGTGGTATGAGCTATTCCAGCTTGGGAACTGCACTTTTCCACATCTTCGGCCTGGAATGGATGCACCATTCTGGTGTAACCAGGGAGCCGCTTGCTTTTATGAAGGAATAGATGATGCAcactggaaggaaaatggaaCTCTGGTTCTCATAACCAAAATATCAG GAGCCATGTTTAATGAAATGGCGAAGTGGGTGAAGTACGACAATGAAACAGGCATTTACTATGAGACCTGGACTGTTCAAGCAAGTCCTGACAAAAAATCAGTTGTATGGTTTGACTCTTATGAATGCTCTAAATTCATACTGAGAACCTACCAGAAGCTGGCTGACCTGGGAGCAACGTTCAATAAGATCCAAACAAACTACACCAGCATAATTTTATTCAGTGGAGAACCTATTTATTTGGGAAACGAAACATCAATTTTTGGACCTCTAGGAAACAAGACTCTGGCAGCAGCTATAAGAGACTTCTACTATCCCTTCAAACCTCACAAGACAGTCAGAGAGTTTTTTGTGGATCTCTTCAAAATAATTGACCGTGTCATCCTGAATCATGAGTTTTACCTCTTTTACAACTTGGAATACTGGTTTTTACCTATGAAGTTCCCTTATCTCAAAGTAGTTTATGAAGAGGTTCCTTTGCCTGTTGGAAGCAAAACATCTTCTGGTGTTTAA